The Leptospira meyeri region ACAAGTAAAGTGTTGAAATACCAGAGAATATTGTATAGAATTGACTAGCAAAAGTGTAACCCATGTGAGTGATCTAATGTGTTACCGATGTGCCTTTCCATACAAAACACCGTTCCCGTAATGCGACATAAGATCAATTATGGGAAGTCACATATTGTCTCACATAAGAATCTACAAAGAAACCCCAGTCGTTGCATCATCTAAAAATCGAAAGTTGTTACCTCTTTGATTTCGCAAGAAAGTTCAACGGAGGCATAGTTTGGGAGTGCCAAACCCAAAAGGTAGATATTCTTTTCACATGAGTCCACGGTGTCTCGTTTGTAGTATTTGTCTGGGTTGATCTCGGCAAGAATTGGAATTAAAACTCCATTCAATAAGGAGGATGAGGCTTCTGCTCCAGCCGAACCGACACCCAGTGGCGCAAATTTGACTCCATCAATCCTACGTGAAGCTTCTAACAGTTTTGCTTTCGCATCTGCACCAAGGATATTATCAGAACTCAACCTAGCAAGTGTTGGTTGGCTGCATCCAATTCCAAAACTCATTAAGATGAGGAGGACATTTGAAAAGAAATAGGTTTGGTTCATTTTCATAATTCAGAAATCATATGGATTCTGAATAGAAAGTCAAATCGAAAGAATTTTCGAAATGGAATGGTTCTAAATGTGCAAAAGAATTTTAGGAATCTTGACCCCTGTCCCCAAAATTAGTTGGGGACTTTCTGGCCAAGCGACATAGTTGATTTGTGTTTACTTACGACTGGGAGAACCAGCCACTCGTTTTTGAATGACTTCATTCAACACTTCCACCAATTCTTGGAACTCATCACCTTTTCGAATGCGAATGGTTTCAATGGGATCTCCCGATGCCATACGCTGTAAAGATCGTTTGATACTAAAAACAGGCCCTGCCATTTTATGTGATTTGAAAACAGAAAATACAGTGATCAAAAGTAAATACAGGATAGAAAGTGTGACAACTGCATCAAACTGAATGGTATACATATTCAGTTGGTGGTCATAACTAGGAAGGTAAATCTCGCGAGGGACAAACTTCTCTTTTGTTTCACCAGGAGATGGATCTTCGTTTTCTACTTTCCAAAACACAGTTTGTGCATCCTGGCGAAGACGAAACACGGCACCTCCATCATACTTGGCTTGGTTCAACCAATAGAGAAAACCTAAAGTCACAAGTACCCCAGATATAAATAACAAAGAATAATGAGCTAAAAACTTTAATTGGAATTCCTTATCGATGAGATAGTGAAAACGAAAGGTTTTTTTGTGATTTTGAGACATGGTTTCTTTTAAGGTATTCCCCTAGGGCGTTCAGGAAGACCTTCTCAGAAAAAGACAATATTGTCAAAAACTTATAGAGATTAACGAATTTTTTCTGTTTCTAAGATCTTTTGGATCGGTATTTCAATCAAACCTTCTAATCCTTGGAAGTGAAGGTGTGTTTCTGACTGACCAAGAATGACTCCTCGGTATTCTGTTCCATCTTCCAATCGTACAAGTTCTAATCTTGCGTGTTCTTCGTACAGCATTGACTCACGAGCAAGAATGGTTTGTGTTTGAAATGCTTTGAGTTCTTTCTCTTCTTTCGAATGCAACGCAGATGAAGAGAAAGGCAATGTTTCTCCAAGTTTGATCACCGTTTGTTGTCGGGAATTAAGAATGAGATCCCCTACTGCCACCGAACCTTCTCGCACTGCCACAATTTCCGATTGTCCATCAAATTGGACGCTGAAAACAGTTCCTCTAACTTGTGTAAGATGTTCACCAGCCTGCACAACAAAATGGCTATCTTTAGAAAGTTTAGAAACGGAAGCAAAGATCTTCCCTTTTTTCACAGAGAACTTTTGCGATTGAGAATCATTTGATTTTTCGATTACGTCCATCACTACTTCTGAATTAGGAGTAATCCGCATCCAAGAACCAGTTTCAAAATCCAGATCAATTTGCGAAGTCCCTTCCGTAATGACAATATCTCCGGACGCTAGTTGGTAGAGTTTTACCAGAGGAACAGGTTTGGAACTTCCTTGCGGAAGAACGGAAACCTTTCCCTTCACTGAAGAAACAAGAACTTTTAGAGGTGAAACCACCGGTTTGGATTCTTTGGCTGCAGAAACTGCCACTTCAGATCGATCTGGTGCAGATGGATTTAGGAAAAAAACAAAGAAAAGAGCCGCCGCAAGAGATAAAGCTGACCCTCCAACAAATGCAAGCCCCATAGGTTTGCGGAAAAAAGAAATTACGTTATTGCTAGAAATTGGTTCTGGTCTGTATTCGAATTGGATCTGACGTTTTGATACAGTTTCCCAGGAAGGAAAAACAACCGATTCCGTCTTTTTGGCGGGTTTCCGAAGGAGTTCTTCCCATTTAGCGATTGTATGTTGCTTATCAAATTCGTTCATTGATTCTAATCCGGTACCAGATTTTCTCTTTTGGCTATGGCCAACACTTTCTCAGTGGCCCTAATGACCAAACGAGAAGCAGTAGAAACCGAAACTCCTAAGACCTCAGCAATTTGTACAAGCTGAAACCCTTCCACATTTTTGAGTAACAAGGCAGACCGCTCTTCTTCCGAGAGTTCTCCCAAAAAGGAATAAAGCCGATCTTCTAAGTCTTGGTATTCCGCTTTGGTTTCGAGTTTTGGATTGTGGCTATGAAACTCGATCTCATCGGAAACAATCTCTCTTGTTGTAGAAAACTTTTTAGCATAATTAATCGATAAATTGCGGGCAATTGTGTACAAAACCATGACGGACTTCTCTTCCGAAAGGCCAGCGTTACCATAATGTTTATGGAAACTTAAGAAACTGTCTTGCATCAAATCCATTGCCGTGTCCGCATTTTGAGTGTACTTGTAGAGGAAGTCATAAATCCGTTTATGGCTTCTTTCATAAATTTGACTCATTGAGACAGTTTTGTCTGACACAATCTTGTATGTGTTGGTAAAACCGAGTCTCTGACAAGTAAAATCCCGTTCCTCTCTGTAAAAGTAAACAAACGGGACAGGTCAGATTCTCAAGGAACTAGATTATTTTTCTCTTAAAAGGGCATCATTTGCAGCATTTTTATAGGCACCAATCATTGTTGGGTAGTTAAAAATGTGTTCGGTGAAATACTCAATCGGAGCCTTGAGATTTACCACACACTGCCCAAGAGCAATGAGCTCTGTTGCTTTATCAGAAATGATATGAACTCCCAAAACTCTTCTCGATTGGTTATCAAAAATGATTTTTAGAAGACCCACTTGGTCTCCACTGATCTGAGCGCGGGTGATGGTATCAAACCTTGCCATTCCCACTCCATAGGAAACTCCACGGGCTTTGAGAGCTTCTTCCGTTGGTCCAATGGTGGCAATTTCCGGCAATGTATAAATCCCAATGGGGAATTCTTCTGCATCTACAGGCACCGATGGGTGACCAAACATATGTTTTGCGACATAAGCTCCTTGGTACATGGAGACAGATGCCAAACTAGGAAATCCAATGACATCTCCACAAGCATAGATATTAGAAATATTGGTTTGGTAATTTTCATTTACCACAATTTGTTTTCTGTCGTTTGGAACGATTCCAACTGATTCTAATCCTAAGTTATCTACATTCCCCAATCTGCCACGAGAAATCAAAACTTGATTGACTCGAACCACCTCTCCTTTGTTAGTTGTGAGTTCGAATCCTTCTTCATTCGGAAGTTTGTTGTATTTTGTTATGGAAGAATCCACATGAATGGAAATCCCTGATTGTTGCATGATCCGAGTCATTTCACCCGATACATCTTCATCCAGAAAACCAAGGATTCGACTTTGGGAATCAAAAAGATGAACTTTCACGCCGATATGAGCAAAAATTGTAGCGTATTCCGACCCAATGATTCCTGCACCAACTACGGCTAAAGAAGCAGGCATCTTTTTCATCGCAAAAAGCCCATCACTGTCGTAGACCAGTCCATCTTCAAAAGGAATGTTTTCGTTTGTGGGCCTACGAGGACTACTACCCGTGGCAATGAGAATGTTCTCGGTTTCATAGACTTTTTTTCTACCGGCGGAGTCTGTCACTTCTACATGATTGGAATCGACGATCTTCCCCCAACCGGTAAGAGTAGTGACTCGGTTTTGGATCATTTGTTCCCGGGTGACATCTTCTTCTTTTTCAATCACAGTGGAGGCACGAAACATAAGCTCCTGTAAAGTAAGCATCGCTGGTTGTGGTGATTGTAATCCGTGTAGATTGGACAATTTTAAATTTCGATAGAAGCGACTTGTTTCTTGTAAGGATTTGGAGGGGATGGTTCCATAATGGACACAACCTCCACCCAAGTAAGGGTCTTTTTCTATAATGGCTGCTTTTTTTCCCATTTTGCTTGCTTGGATAGCAGCTTTTTGCGCGGCAGGACCGCCCCCGATGGCGAGTAAATCAAAACGATTGATGGACATTTGCTAAAAAAACAATACCGACGAAGTGAAAAATAGCAAGGAAAAATTGACAAAACAAATCGGGAGTCCCGTTCTTCGTCTTTTTCACCTAACAAAGTACTACATGAAATACAAAATATCTTGCTTTGAAAACTCATGGTCTCATGTTTCATCCATCCCTATGGAATTCTTTAAAATGATCCAATCTGGACTTACTTCCGTCTGGAAAATCCTTTCCGAAGGAATTAGAGCCAAACTTGCATGGTTTACTGGCACCCTAATTGCACTTACAATTCTTTTACTTTCTATTATCACAGTTCGCCAACAGACGGCCATCCTCTCCGAGAGTTATGAAAAACAAGCGGCAGTCTCCAAAAATTTCATCGCAAGTTTGGTGATGGAAATTGAGAATATATCGCAAAACTTAATTCGGATAGAAGAATTCAAATCAAGGATCGAAAGGCAAAGAGAAGAACTAAAAAAGTATCGAACTGCGAAAGTGGTCACCAAGAAAAAAACAGTTTCTGTCTTTGGGTTCCAAACTAATCTTTTTGGATCACTTGGCACTTCCAAAGTAGTGAAGAAA contains the following coding sequences:
- the sthA gene encoding Si-specific NAD(P)(+) transhydrogenase — translated: MSINRFDLLAIGGGPAAQKAAIQASKMGKKAAIIEKDPYLGGGCVHYGTIPSKSLQETSRFYRNLKLSNLHGLQSPQPAMLTLQELMFRASTVIEKEEDVTREQMIQNRVTTLTGWGKIVDSNHVEVTDSAGRKKVYETENILIATGSSPRRPTNENIPFEDGLVYDSDGLFAMKKMPASLAVVGAGIIGSEYATIFAHIGVKVHLFDSQSRILGFLDEDVSGEMTRIMQQSGISIHVDSSITKYNKLPNEEGFELTTNKGEVVRVNQVLISRGRLGNVDNLGLESVGIVPNDRKQIVVNENYQTNISNIYACGDVIGFPSLASVSMYQGAYVAKHMFGHPSVPVDAEEFPIGIYTLPEIATIGPTEEALKARGVSYGVGMARFDTITRAQISGDQVGLLKIIFDNQSRRVLGVHIISDKATELIALGQCVVNLKAPIEYFTEHIFNYPTMIGAYKNAANDALLREK
- a CDS encoding FecR family protein yields the protein MNEFDKQHTIAKWEELLRKPAKKTESVVFPSWETVSKRQIQFEYRPEPISSNNVISFFRKPMGLAFVGGSALSLAAALFFVFFLNPSAPDRSEVAVSAAKESKPVVSPLKVLVSSVKGKVSVLPQGSSKPVPLVKLYQLASGDIVITEGTSQIDLDFETGSWMRITPNSEVVMDVIEKSNDSQSQKFSVKKGKIFASVSKLSKDSHFVVQAGEHLTQVRGTVFSVQFDGQSEIVAVREGSVAVGDLILNSRQQTVIKLGETLPFSSSALHSKEEKELKAFQTQTILARESMLYEEHARLELVRLEDGTEYRGVILGQSETHLHFQGLEGLIEIPIQKILETEKIR
- a CDS encoding RNA polymerase sigma factor, with the translated sequence MSQIYERSHKRIYDFLYKYTQNADTAMDLMQDSFLSFHKHYGNAGLSEEKSVMVLYTIARNLSINYAKKFSTTREIVSDEIEFHSHNPKLETKAEYQDLEDRLYSFLGELSEEERSALLLKNVEGFQLVQIAEVLGVSVSTASRLVIRATEKVLAIAKRENLVPD
- a CDS encoding HAMP domain-containing protein, giving the protein MSQNHKKTFRFHYLIDKEFQLKFLAHYSLLFISGVLVTLGFLYWLNQAKYDGGAVFRLRQDAQTVFWKVENEDPSPGETKEKFVPREIYLPSYDHQLNMYTIQFDAVVTLSILYLLLITVFSVFKSHKMAGPVFSIKRSLQRMASGDPIETIRIRKGDEFQELVEVLNEVIQKRVAGSPSRK
- a CDS encoding TIGR04452 family lipoprotein — its product is MNQTYFFSNVLLILMSFGIGCSQPTLARLSSDNILGADAKAKLLEASRRIDGVKFAPLGVGSAGAEASSSLLNGVLIPILAEINPDKYYKRDTVDSCEKNIYLLGLALPNYASVELSCEIKEVTTFDF